A single window of Jiangella alkaliphila DNA harbors:
- a CDS encoding endonuclease domain-containing protein, with protein MRALQLAQVQDGLITRAQALATGLTSSAIEHALRPGGPWQRVVRGVYATFTGPLAPIHRLRAACLRAGDGALITGAWACWMSGLRYGPQPGEVVDVLVARSVDRAHTGFVRVHQTGRLPRAQFWVDRDEMSVQAPVPAEVVLDVLVPTARPRMIPKVPAARAVVDAIVLTESQRPDWTPAHSEAALRNIRALMCEAVQRRKATLRDLRSEVLAARRRGSALARVALADVEAGCRSAPECELRDLVRRSRILPEPVWNRPLPGVRGIIPDACWPQRRLIVEVDSRSFHGFGDAPERTEHRRARLAALGWVVLPVSPARLRSSPAGVLAQIEAAYRAAGREFSSPSPGKLPPH; from the coding sequence GTGCGCGCGCTGCAGCTGGCCCAGGTGCAGGACGGCCTCATCACTCGAGCCCAGGCGCTCGCCACAGGACTGACATCGTCGGCGATCGAGCATGCACTACGGCCGGGCGGGCCTTGGCAGCGCGTGGTCCGCGGCGTTTACGCGACGTTCACCGGTCCGCTCGCGCCGATCCACCGGCTGCGGGCGGCCTGCCTGCGGGCGGGCGACGGCGCGTTGATCACCGGGGCGTGGGCGTGCTGGATGTCCGGGCTGAGGTACGGGCCTCAGCCAGGCGAGGTGGTGGACGTACTGGTCGCGCGATCGGTGGACCGCGCGCACACGGGCTTCGTCAGGGTCCATCAGACCGGGCGGCTACCGCGAGCCCAGTTCTGGGTCGACCGCGACGAGATGTCGGTCCAGGCACCGGTTCCGGCCGAAGTGGTGCTGGACGTGCTCGTGCCCACGGCTCGACCGAGGATGATCCCCAAGGTGCCGGCAGCGCGGGCCGTTGTCGACGCCATCGTGCTCACGGAGTCGCAACGACCCGACTGGACGCCGGCGCACTCTGAGGCGGCGCTCCGGAACATCCGGGCACTGATGTGTGAGGCGGTACAACGCCGGAAAGCGACACTGCGCGACCTGCGGTCGGAGGTGCTGGCCGCACGGAGGCGTGGCTCCGCGCTGGCGCGGGTCGCGTTGGCGGACGTCGAGGCGGGCTGCCGGTCCGCACCCGAGTGCGAGCTTCGCGACCTGGTGCGCCGCAGCCGGATCTTGCCCGAGCCGGTGTGGAACCGCCCGCTGCCCGGCGTGCGCGGGATCATCCCGGACGCCTGCTGGCCGCAGCGAAGGCTGATCGTCGAGGTCGACTCACGATCGTTCCACGGATTCGGCGATGCACCGGAGCGGACCGAGCACCGGCGTGCCCGGCTTGCGGCGCTGGGCTGGGTGGTGTTGCCGGTGTCGCCGGCCCGGCTGCGCTCGAGCCCTGCCGGGGTGCTGGCCCAGATCGAGGCGGCATACCGAGCAGCCGGGAGGGAGTTTTCCTCGCCATCACCGGGGAAACTCCCGCCTCACTAA
- a CDS encoding LacI family DNA-binding transcriptional regulator — translation MGTRLKDVADLAGVSFKTVSNVINNHPNVTEKTREKVLKAIAELRYRPNVSARSLRHGRSGFLAIALPELTSPYFAALASEIGAVAKRQSLTVLIEETFGEAERERIALDSLDTQLIDGVVFSPMAMTVEDVAAHPGSTPMVLLGERGHPAGFDHIAIDNVRAAREVTAHLVALGRRHIAAVGAQRAGTGGVRARGYRAALHDAGLPVDRRLVVSDLDFDRASGAQAMNALLDSGRPVDAVFFFNDLMALGALRVLHERGLRVPEDVAVAGFDDIEDGRYSTPSLTTVSPDVPFLAAEAIRLVVRRLADPEAKAERIDVPFRLEIRESTAG, via the coding sequence GTGGGCACGCGGCTGAAGGACGTGGCGGACCTCGCCGGGGTGTCGTTCAAGACCGTCTCCAACGTCATCAACAACCACCCCAACGTCACCGAGAAGACCCGCGAGAAGGTGCTCAAGGCCATCGCGGAGCTGCGCTACCGGCCCAACGTGTCCGCGCGCAGCCTGCGGCACGGGCGGTCCGGGTTCCTCGCCATCGCGCTGCCCGAGCTGACCTCGCCGTACTTCGCCGCGCTCGCGTCCGAGATCGGCGCCGTCGCCAAGCGGCAGAGCCTCACGGTGCTGATCGAGGAGACCTTCGGCGAGGCCGAGCGCGAGCGGATCGCACTGGACTCGCTCGACACCCAGCTGATCGACGGCGTCGTGTTCAGCCCCATGGCGATGACCGTCGAGGACGTCGCGGCACACCCGGGCTCGACGCCGATGGTGCTGCTCGGCGAGCGCGGCCACCCGGCCGGCTTCGACCACATCGCCATTGACAACGTCCGGGCCGCGCGCGAGGTCACCGCGCACCTCGTCGCCCTGGGCCGCCGGCACATCGCGGCCGTCGGAGCGCAGCGGGCCGGCACCGGCGGGGTGCGCGCCCGCGGCTACCGCGCCGCCCTGCACGACGCCGGGCTGCCGGTCGACCGCCGGCTGGTCGTGTCCGACCTCGACTTCGACCGCGCCAGCGGCGCCCAGGCGATGAACGCCCTGCTCGACAGCGGCCGCCCGGTCGACGCCGTCTTCTTCTTCAACGACCTCATGGCGCTGGGCGCGCTGCGGGTCCTGCACGAGCGCGGCCTGCGAGTCCCCGAGGACGTCGCTGTGGCCGGCTTCGACGACATCGAGGACGGCCGCTACTCGACGCCCTCGCTCACCACCGTCTCGCCCGACGTGCCGTTCCTCGCCGCCGAGGCGATCCGCCTGGTCGTCCGCCGCCTCGCCGACCCCGAGGCCAAGGCCGAGCGCATCGACGTCCCGTTCAGGCTGGAGATCCGCGAGAGCACCGCCGGCTGA
- the arfA gene encoding arabinosylfuranosidase ArfA: MYDVEVGLDPAFTVGTVDPRLYGSFVEHMGRCVYGGIFEPDHPTADEHGFRQDVADLVRELGVTTIRYPGGNFVSGYRWEDGVGPVAERPRRLDLAWRSLEPNTVGTDEFCRWARGVGIDPIMAVNLGTRGVDAAVDLLEYTNFAPGSTSTADRRVANGNKDPHAVGTWCLGNEMDGPWQVGHKTADEYGRLAAETARAMRRADPDLELVACGSSNGAMPTFGTWERTVLEHTYDLVDHISLHAYFEPVGGDVDSFMASSEDMRRMITAIAATADHVGAVRRSGKRLTISFDEWNVWYQHRFSGQAGLDVNENAPLIEDVYDVTDAVVVGDLLMALLDHCDRVAIACQAQLVNVIAPIMTRIGGPAWRQTIFHPFALTARHARGTVLRAAVRTAPLPTQRYGDVPGTRVTAVQDPETGALTLLAANRNRTEPARLTVPLRAFDQHGRRPRLLEHVAIADADPSATNTAEHPDRVVPRPVTGTVLDGEQTLTATLPPSSWHLIRLGD; this comes from the coding sequence GTGTACGACGTCGAGGTCGGACTCGATCCGGCATTCACCGTGGGCACCGTCGACCCGCGCTTGTACGGATCGTTCGTCGAGCACATGGGCCGGTGCGTCTACGGCGGCATCTTCGAGCCCGACCACCCGACCGCCGACGAGCACGGCTTCCGTCAGGACGTCGCCGACCTGGTCCGTGAGCTGGGCGTCACCACCATCCGCTACCCCGGCGGCAACTTCGTCTCCGGCTACCGCTGGGAGGACGGCGTCGGCCCGGTCGCCGAGCGGCCGCGCCGGTTGGACCTCGCCTGGCGCTCGCTGGAGCCGAACACCGTCGGCACGGACGAGTTCTGCCGGTGGGCCCGCGGCGTCGGCATCGACCCGATCATGGCGGTGAACCTCGGCACCCGCGGCGTCGACGCCGCCGTCGACCTGCTCGAATACACGAACTTCGCGCCCGGCAGCACCAGCACCGCCGACCGGCGGGTCGCCAACGGGAACAAGGACCCGCACGCCGTCGGCACCTGGTGCCTGGGCAACGAGATGGACGGGCCATGGCAGGTCGGCCACAAGACCGCCGACGAGTACGGGCGGCTGGCGGCGGAGACGGCGCGGGCGATGCGCCGCGCCGACCCCGACCTCGAGCTGGTCGCCTGCGGCAGCTCCAACGGCGCCATGCCGACGTTCGGCACCTGGGAGCGGACCGTCCTGGAGCACACCTACGACCTCGTCGACCACATCTCGCTGCACGCCTACTTCGAGCCGGTCGGCGGCGACGTCGACAGCTTCATGGCCTCGTCCGAGGACATGCGGCGGATGATCACCGCGATCGCCGCCACCGCGGACCACGTCGGCGCGGTCCGGCGCAGCGGCAAGCGGCTGACCATCTCCTTCGACGAGTGGAACGTCTGGTACCAGCACCGCTTCTCCGGGCAGGCCGGCCTGGACGTCAACGAGAACGCACCGCTGATCGAGGACGTGTACGACGTCACCGACGCGGTCGTGGTCGGCGACCTGCTGATGGCGCTGCTGGACCACTGCGACCGGGTGGCGATCGCCTGCCAGGCGCAGCTGGTCAACGTGATCGCGCCGATCATGACGCGGATCGGCGGGCCGGCGTGGCGGCAGACCATCTTCCACCCGTTCGCGCTGACCGCCCGGCACGCCCGCGGGACGGTGCTGCGCGCGGCTGTGCGGACGGCGCCGCTGCCGACCCAGCGCTACGGCGACGTCCCCGGCACCCGGGTGACCGCCGTCCAGGACCCGGAGACCGGCGCGCTCACGCTGCTGGCCGCGAACCGGAACCGCACGGAGCCGGCCCGGCTCACCGTCCCGCTCCGCGCGTTCGACCAGCACGGACGGCGGCCGCGGCTGCTGGAGCACGTCGCCATCGCCGACGCCGACCCGTCCGCCACCAACACCGCCGAGCACCCGGACCGGGTCGTCCCGCGTCCGGTCACCGGCACCGTCCTCGACGGCGAGCAGACGCTGACCGCTACCCTGCCGCCGTCGTCCTGGCACCTCATCCGGCTGGGCGACTGA
- a CDS encoding ABC transporter substrate-binding protein, whose translation MTTPRQSLGHPLTRRRFLAVTGLAGAGTLLAGCGGGSESPGAEPAEGDGGASGYDGPNVELAFWNGFTGGDGPFMQELVDTFNSEHPNIAVTMTVSEWADYYQKVPTAVQSGNGPDVGIMHIDSLSTNAARNVIVPLDDVASALELQAGDFAEAVWSAGEYDGQRFGIPLDVHPLGYFYNKTVLESAGLDPENPPMDRTSYEAALESLASAGIQGHWMSPHPFTGGLTLQSLIWQFGGDLFNADGTEVTWAEDPAVEALTWMVDAVNNGWSARDVGQDADAIALQNGQTAFNWNGIWHINTLKEVPDLQWGVAPLPNIGGTDAAWAGSHNFVIMRQRTPDDDKLAASRVFINWVSQQSIAWAEGGQVPARNSVRESAEFEALPEQAALAQQVDYLHFPPAVPGIGDVFADFNQALNEAVLLTKEPAAALSEAAERATRKLEENADRYEG comes from the coding sequence GTGACCACACCACGACAGTCATTGGGACACCCACTGACCAGACGACGCTTCCTCGCCGTGACCGGCCTGGCCGGCGCCGGCACGCTCCTCGCCGGCTGCGGCGGCGGCTCGGAGTCCCCCGGCGCCGAGCCGGCCGAGGGCGACGGCGGCGCCAGCGGCTACGACGGCCCCAACGTCGAGCTGGCGTTCTGGAACGGCTTCACCGGCGGTGACGGCCCGTTCATGCAGGAGCTGGTCGACACGTTCAACTCCGAGCATCCGAACATCGCGGTGACGATGACGGTCTCGGAGTGGGCCGACTATTACCAGAAGGTCCCGACCGCGGTGCAGTCGGGCAACGGCCCGGACGTCGGCATCATGCACATCGACTCGCTGTCGACGAACGCCGCCCGCAACGTCATCGTCCCGCTCGACGACGTCGCCTCGGCGCTGGAGCTGCAGGCCGGCGACTTCGCCGAGGCCGTCTGGTCCGCCGGCGAGTACGACGGGCAGCGCTTCGGCATCCCGCTGGACGTGCACCCGCTCGGGTACTTCTACAACAAGACCGTCCTGGAGTCCGCCGGGCTGGACCCGGAGAACCCGCCGATGGACCGGACGTCGTACGAGGCGGCGCTGGAGTCGCTGGCGTCGGCCGGGATCCAGGGGCACTGGATGTCGCCGCACCCGTTCACCGGCGGGCTGACGCTGCAGTCGCTGATCTGGCAGTTCGGCGGCGACCTGTTCAACGCCGACGGCACCGAGGTCACCTGGGCCGAGGATCCGGCCGTGGAGGCGCTGACCTGGATGGTCGACGCCGTCAACAACGGCTGGAGCGCCAGGGACGTCGGCCAGGACGCCGACGCGATCGCGCTGCAGAACGGCCAGACGGCGTTCAACTGGAACGGCATCTGGCACATCAACACCCTCAAAGAGGTGCCTGACCTGCAGTGGGGCGTGGCGCCGCTGCCGAACATCGGCGGCACCGACGCGGCCTGGGCCGGCTCGCACAACTTCGTCATCATGCGCCAGCGCACCCCCGACGACGACAAGCTGGCGGCGTCGCGGGTGTTCATCAACTGGGTCAGCCAGCAGTCCATCGCGTGGGCCGAGGGCGGCCAGGTGCCGGCCCGCAACTCGGTGCGCGAGTCGGCCGAGTTCGAGGCGCTGCCCGAGCAGGCCGCGCTCGCCCAGCAGGTGGACTACCTGCACTTCCCGCCGGCCGTCCCGGGCATCGGCGACGTGTTCGCGGACTTCAACCAGGCACTGAACGAGGCCGTGCTGCTGACCAAGGAGCCGGCCGCGGCGCTCTCCGAGGCGGCCGAGCGGGCCACCCGGAAGCTGGAAGAGAACGCCGACCGGTACGAGGGATAG